From a single Athene noctua chromosome 2, bAthNoc1.hap1.1, whole genome shotgun sequence genomic region:
- the TRANK1 gene encoding TPR and ankyrin repeat-containing protein 1 isoform X2 has protein sequence MDAMEYAQIMRQEGNQDFKNGNYSLAIRKYDQALHMLGCLMQWVQCSKDIAVLHCNKSTALYSLGKWREAVFSAYQSLHWDPEYVKAYYRAGHSLIMLSDSNQAISMFHKGLILLSASADRTQVADFVAGIFISVNDERVFPRTFSPAYDYIFSARFDALIWQAVIERLAQKGKWRSCLLLLSEKKELPTNLRVNQLSLKNLFETSELYGHGEKMQEVAELVKWLISIGAKVETIGLYLLHAVIRLCIKARKNHLFRWLLTQRPDLKDRINQQDRDGCTLLHVVASSSEYSQKRQTEDVIMLLNSGVDPTVPDARSRYVIDILKKNKNFDAVKAVSNHIEKHASSQKRTGGSESRAIADTDSFLDVLEQFVQFYRFENGAHLKNVLKEDAVKQFLKLLSSVHEIPAGVVCNISHACANSFIKQLLEKQMWHKVLLLLTGKASGEEPSGGGLFKNCSLSDVDIGNVIQRCDRADKQVHLIRCLVERGALPDGIGTNSETPLQICLRKNYFELVYLLLTKGADPQNVSIAQGDTPLHAAVSIYLNSRDGTGLNILNYLLDLFASRPSDFPYLNPNTQDENGNTVMHVVFQKGFSKQSKRIMESLAKFDINFNIKNKLGRDVRHRIKKNDPLLLAWNNAVVEKKKYRQDTAGQSVKTSKPLPASEISQPKSTGRSSSGSSLKAPSGNTVHNDLKTSCSVKTKKDQLAKQETERINSPLTLQESLVQAITALIQQLKLGDPLRKDHPLVQKPSSAQTNLKEERSKSSQPCGSIFYPAGKGDDWEKKKGAGEFSMALPNEEKEEPEEEEKILDIEAYVQEFDNMTWEIECTPEMLKTLGSKAVPHYLKTKTIMTIKQLGNGEWTRGLQKPLKHLKADIQLYEAKLGKGARMLWELAIDFSPRCSESAEKIMETEQTKSFSEKSGRVYTEIIRIWAIVLDHCKLNRVLDNICISYNRGLSCILRKKLKGINEGHQNHNVTTQKRVPRCYVEDPEAEKTKEHTVPEYFPPASAAELEYNIIKFHSFSTNMALNIINDVHSSVEYPFRVGELEYAVIDLNPKPMEPIILIGRSGTGKTTCCLYRLWKKFYSYWEKSILANSPLLERQTWQQRQCGEVEKARLEKEENELKQDSDDSSEEQVSDEQDQDSEDENVPAGTAGAEMNSCDDHEEHQMCSEEASNRLEHLHQIFVTKNPVLCQEVQKNFIELSKSSKVTGHFKPLEPNVHKLQDIKDENFPLFVTSKQLLLLLDASMPDPFFPRNEDGSLKRIIVGWSPQEDLVIPNWQDEEEEGNVEAEHDDDEGAADVYSRESDPRTFVTYDIFANEMWPKMVKGKSLYNPALVWKEIKSFLKGSFEALSCFGGKLTEEQYKKLGRKRSPNFTEDRSEIYHLFCLYQQIRSQRGYFDEEDLLYNLSQRLSKLRELPWSIHEFYGDEIQDFTQAELALLMKCVNDPNAMFLTGDTAQSIMKGVAFRFSDLRSLFHYASKNSMNKKQRVRKPKRIYQLYQNYRSHSGILHLASGVVDLLQHYFPESFDRLPKDCGLFDGPKPTVLESCSVSDLAILLRGNKRKTQPIEFGAHQVVLVANETAKEKIPEELSLALVLTVYEAKGLEFDDVLLYNFFTDSEASKEWKIISSYTPDLDVQVGSRLLIEMPLEDATGMQRKTPFNVEMYKMLNGELKQLYTAVTRARVNLWIFDEDSDKRAPAFKYFIKREFVQVVKADEKKDLDDSMFAKTSTPEEWIAQGDYYAKHQFWEVAAKCYQKGGAAEKSKLALAHDAVLKVHSKKSSPREKQMEYMTLAKTYLECGEPKLALKCLFQSKEFQLCAELCKKLGKMKDAAVYYQKSQCYKEASECYEQVEEFDLAIKMYCQEELYEEAAKAVERYEEMLNAKGQMVAKLSCTANQLYLEAAAKYLSMNRTEEMVQVLSKLDIEDQLEFLKSRGCLRQTADLLKREGREEEAAKLMKQHGFALEAANLTAIKEFRASCLLAAARANVTRCSESDLVDMEVILREALELCEQTNQKSGIAEAMFLQGVLKGDFAKLSSAYCQFLSLNHSAGAVEALFALSRCSTPSQNILFMATRGLMALLSLVRGLKKAATNAEKDMVKSCFAYFGIVPTGDSCQVSQNEAEPILKFLSEKPSLKERKTKGDFSVSTEEVKSALNQHLLSRLCFITHELLNKHYPDICMKFIVGLNCEDKTCKDYHKPLLRHEAKTVFQCKMHLVAINGLLLEATRTFPKELLSQCKSFNDILTADKYASCKALLGMFFPNHFHLRILSENPRACKEILEFSNIISKPCRAVLKEYIAFKFKNEDTAARRESTDLWLSAMQVFILSSGYPEEFEKLLFKEEDDYNKELNFALSKAKNSPKSKGQGGKAKGIEGRHGMLLPDKNAENAGRTHLCFIRLLENSLEQFYVHKNPENCKRFFFRFMNVLVKKCTRYLIPSIGNTVMLLEFQYILCCAVLMRLSKNITLCFPKSYISLLNYWEFLFRSKDHSKELKDTFSIIQEYRPKDPYVAVQNFRFHLCYLAEVLCGVHGRFNVLLDAFEDPDCITSGEAERTVVLCLVMLLNADQVQNSKYKSLLCHHFLEIKAMLKSIRKDSPSKVPERLLRAVEQVSDATLIREIVVVLQELLTERDAEYLVDCRWKWDSAYTQGHPPIRGILYETINLDRFITSLDETEYTDELEKELERVHCLEDQKDPLEVIALSKQQKQEQKASAQRHLRRVFYFVSLCMKWKRKACSKIEPVAMEGEEFLSEIFKKADIDQTQCDLCGVRFIQSSESYFSRSESMEADTSEAVTPTEMTGEEKLHAEQNAISAASEAYIEHRNTDEHRNNNAAYKYYADFFRRKIDPIIYDGLKVVEAITEKTYAQEHLAYKEGSNLRQRKIKENIKKISDAVEEIYERKSWAKAEEIITKHANKLVVTIDEAHKWLKKMDSHRIKEGFVHDRDLENEVEDESMAFEELVYKKPSRKKGRCGKW, from the exons ACTTCTGAGTTGTATGGACATGGTGAGAAGATGCAAGAAGTAGCGGAGTTAGTCAAATGGCTAATTTCCATTGGGGCAAAAGTTGAAACCATTGGATTGTATCTGCTTCATGCTGTTATCAGACTGTGTATCAAAGCAA GAAAGAACCATCTTTTCAGGTGGTTACTGACTCAGAGGCCAGACTTGAAGGATAGGATCAACCAGCAAGACAGAGATGGATGCACCCTCTTGCATGTTGTGGCATCTTCCAGTGAATATTCCCAGAAAc GCCAAACAGAAGATGTGATCATGCTCCTGAATTCTGGGGTCGATCCCACTGTTCCAGATGCACGGTCAAGATATGTCATAGATAtcttgaaaaagaacaaaaactttgATGCTGTAAAAGCAGTCAGCAATCACATTGAGAAACATGCTTCCTCTCAGAAACGGACAG GAGGGAGTGAAAGCAGAGCCATAGCTGATACAGATTCTTTCCTGGATGTTCTTGAACAGTTCGTCCAGTTCTACAGGTTTGAAAATGGAGCACATCTTAAAAATGTATTGAAGGAAGATGCAGTTAAGCAGTTTCTGAAACTGCTGTCTTCTGTGCATG AAATCCCTGCAGGGGTGGTTTGTAACATCTCCCATGCCTGTGCTAACAGCTTCATAAAACAGTTGCTGGAGAAGCAAATGTGGCATAAAGTTTTGCTGCTGCTAACAGGGAAAGCCAGTGGGGAAGAGCCATCAGGTGGAGGACTCTTCAAAAACTGCAGTCTTTCAGATGTTGACATTGGCAACGTTATCCAGCGGTGTGATAGAGCGGATAAGCAAGTGCACCTCATAAGATGCTTGGTTGAACGAGGAG CTCTGCCAGATGGGATTGGAACCAACTCTGAAACACCACTGCAAATATGCCTcagaaagaattattttgaaCTGGTATATTTGCTGCTGACCAAAGGTGCAGATCCTCAAAACGTCTCCATTGCACAAGGAGATACTCCTTTGCATGCTGCGGTTTCGATCTATTTAAATAGCAGAG atGGCACTGGCTTAAACATCCTGAACTATCTGCTTGACCTCTTTGCTTCAAGGCCTTCTGACTTTCCATATCTTAATCCAAACACACAAGATGAGAATGGAAATACAGTGATGCatgttgtttttcagaaaggATTTTCAAAGCAGTCTAAGAGAATAATGGAATCATTGGCAAAATTTGATATTaactttaatataaaaaacaaattGGGAAGAGATGTGAGgcatagaattaaaaaaaatgaccCACTGCTACTTGCCTGGAATAATGCTGTAGTGGAGAAGAAGAAGTATCGACAGGATACAGCAGGGCAGTCGGTTAAAACATCTAAGCCCCTTCCAGCCTCTGAAATTTCACAGCCAAAGAGCACAGGGCGTTCTTCATCTGGGTCCTCATTAAAGGCACCATCTGGCAACACAGTGCATAATGATTTAAAAACCTCATGTTctgtaaagacaaaaaaagatcAGTTGGCAAAGcaggaaacagaaagaataaatagcCCCTTAACGCTCCAGGAAAGCCTAGTGCAGGCAATCACAGCTTTAATTCAGCAATTGAAATTGGGTGACCCTCTGAGAAAGGATCATCCTCTGGTACAAAAGCCATCTTCAGCCCAGACTAatttgaaagaggaaagaagtAAGTCCTCACAACCTTGTGGAAGCATATTTTATCCTGCAGGAAAAGGAGATGATTGGGAGAAAAAGAAGGGAGCAGGGGAATTTAGTATGGCCCTGCCTaatgaagagaaggaagaaccagaggaagaggagaagattCTGGATATTGAAGCGTATGTGCAGGAGTTTGATAACATGACCTGGGAAATAGAGTGCACTCCTGAAATGCTGAAGACGTTGGGCAGCAAAGCTGTGCCTCATTATCTGAAAACTAAAACTATAATGACAATTAAGCAGCTTGGCAATGGGGAATGGACTAGGGGCCTTCAGAAGCCACTGAAACACTTGAAAGCTGATATCCAGCTGTATGAAGCTAAGTTGGGCAAAGGTGCAAGGATGCTATGGGAACTTGCAATTGACTTTTCTCCTCGTTGCAGCGAGAGTGCAGAAAAGATCATGGAGACAGAACAGACaaaaagtttttcagaaaaatcaggtAGAGTTTACACAGAAATAATCAGAATTTGGGCCATTGTTCTCGACCACTGCAAGCTGAACCGTGTCTTAGATAATATATGTATTTCCTACAATCGTGGTTTATCCTGCATCTTGAGGAAAAAGCTCAAAGGCATAAATGAAGGACATCAGAACCACAATGTGACAACACAGAAGCGTGTTCCACGTTGTTATGTTGAAGACCCAGaggcagaaaaaacaaaagaacataCCGTACCAGAGTATTTCCCTCCAGCTAGTGCAGCAGAATTAGAATACAATATAATAAAATTTCACAGCTTCAGTACTAACATGGCACTTAACATTATAAACGATGTACATTCTTCTGTTGAATACCCTTTCCGAGTTGGGGAGTTGGAGTACGCAGTAATTGATCTCAATCCAAAGCCCATGGAACCAATCATTTTAATTGGGCGAAGTGGGACAGGGAAGACGACTTGCTGCTTGTATAGGCTTTGGAAGAAATTCTATTCATACTGGGAAAAATCCATCTTGGCAAATAGTCCTCTGCTAGAGAGGCAAACATGGCAGCAAAGACAGTGCGGTGAGGTTGAAAAAGCAAGATTAGAGAAGGAAGAGAATGAACTAAAACAGGACAGTGATGATTCCAGTGAGGAGCAGGTGAGCGATGAGCAAGACCAGGACAGCGAGGACGAAAATGTTCCTGCAGGCACAGCTGGTGCAGAAATGAATTCATGTGATGACCACGAAGAGCACCAAATGTGCAGTGAAGAAGCATCCAACAGACTGGAGCACCTGCATCAGATCTTTGTGACAAAAAATCCTGTTTTGTGCCAAGAAGTTCAGAAGAATTTCATTGAACTTAGCAAGTCTTCCAAGGTAACTGGTCATTTCAAGCCTCTGGAGCCAAATGTGCACAAATTACAAGACATTAAAGATGAAAATTTTCCACTGTTCGTCACCTCCAAGCAGCTGTTGCTGTTACTGGATGCATCCATGCCTGACCCATTTTTTCCAAGAAATGAGGATGGAAGCCTTAAAAGAATCATTGTTGGTTGGAGTCCTCAGGAAGACTTGGTTATACCAAATTGGcaagatgaggaggaagaaggtAACGTTGAAGCAGAACATGATGATGATGAAGGAGCTGCAGATGTGTACTCTAGAGAAAGTGATCCTCGGACTTTTGTGACTTATGACATATTTGCAAATGAAATGTGGCCAAAAATGGTAAAAGGTAAAAGCTTGTACAATCCAGCACTGgtttggaaagaaataaaatcatttCTGAAAGGCTCTTTTGAGGCACTGAGTTGCTTTGGGGGTAAACTTACTGAGGAGCAGTACAAAAAGCTAGGCCGAAAGAGATCACCAAACTTCACAGAAGACAGGAGTGAAATCTATCACCTCTTTTGTCTTTATCAGCAGATACGATCACAGAGAGGTTACTTTGATGAAGAAGATTTGCTGTATAATTTATCTCAAAGACTCTCAAAGCTCAGGGAGCTGCCGTGGTCCATCCATGAGTTTTATGGTGATGAGATACAGGATTTCACCCAAGCTGAGCTAGCACTGTTAATGAAGTGCGTCAATGACCCTAATGCCATGTTTCTAACTGGTGACACTGCCCAGAGCATAATGAAAGGAGTTGCTTTTCGTTTTAGTGATCTGAGGTCACTGTTTCATTATGCAAGCAAGAACTCCATGAACAAGAAGCAGCGTGTTAGAAAACCAAAAAGGATATATCAGTTGTACCAGAACTACAGGTCCCATTCAG GTATTCTGCATTTAGCATCTGGAGTGGTTGATTTGCTTCAGCATTATTTCCCAGAATCTTTTGATCGGCTTCCTAAGGACTGCGGTCTCTTTGATGGACCAAAACCTACAGTCTTGGAGTCCTGCAGTGTTAGTGATCTAGCAATTCTGCTGAGGGgcaacaaaaggaaaacacagccCATTGAATTTGGAGCACATCAG GTGGTATTAGTGGCAAATGAAACTGCAAAGGAGAAGATACCTGAGGAACTTAGTTTAGCACTTGTATTGACAGTTTATGAAGCAAAGGGCTTGGAATTTGATGATGTGCTTCTTTACAACTTTTTCACAGATTCAGAG GCTAGCAAAGAATGGAAGATAATTTCTTCTTATACTCCTGATTTGGATGTGCAAGTAGGAAGCAGACTGCTAATCGAAATGCCTTTAGAGGATGCTACTGGTATGCAGAGAAAAACCCCTTTTAATGTAGAAATGTATAAG ATGCTGAATGGAGAACTAAAGCAACTGTATACTGCCGTTACAAGAGCCAGAGTCAATCTTTGGATCTTTGATGAAGACAGTGATAAACGGGCTCCAGCTTTTAAGTATTTCATCAAAAGAGAATTTGTTCAGGTTGTCAAAGCAGATGAAAAGAAAG ACTTAGATGACAGCATGTTTGCTAAAACTTCAACTCCAGAAGAATGGATTGCACAGGGAGACTACTATGCTAAACATCAGTTCTGGGAG GTGGCAGCCAAATGTTACCAAAagggaggagcagctgagaaGTCAAAACTGGCACTGGCACACGATGCTGTTCTCAAAGTGCACTCAAAGAAAAGCAGCCCCAG GGAGAAACAAATGGAATATATGACATTGGCTAAAACTTATTTGGAATGTGGAGAACCAAAATTAGCACTAAAATGTCTGTTCCAATCAAAGGAGTTCCAACTCTGTGCAGAACTGTGTAAAAAGTTAGGAAAG ATGAAAGATGCTGCAGTTTACTATCAGAAAAGCCAGTGCTACAAAGAAGCATCTGAATGTTATGAACAAGTTGAGGAGTTTGATCTGGCAATTAAAATGTATTGTCAGGAAGAACTCTatgaagaagcagcaaaggcAGTTGAAAG ATACGAAGAGATGTTAAATGCAAAAGGTCAAATGGTTGCCAAACTTTCATGTACAGCGAATCAGTTGTATTTGGAAGCAGCTGCAAAGTACCTGAGTATGAACAGAACTGAGGAAATGGTGCAAGTCCTCTCAAAACTTGATATAGAAGATCAGCTTGAGTTTCTGAAGTCTCGTGGATGCTTGCGCCAAACAGCAGACTTACTGAAAAGGGAAGGTAGAGAGGAAGAAGCTGCAAAGTTAATGAAACAGCATGGATTTGCTTTGGAAGCAGCCAATCTCACAGCTATAAAAGAGTTCCGTGCATCATGTTTGCTCGCTGCAGCACGTGCCAATGTGACTCGCTGTTCAGAATCGGACCTGGTGGACATGGAGGTCATCCTGAGGGAAGCCCTTGAACTTTGTGAACAAACCAATCAGAAATCTGGCATTGCTGAGGCTATGTTTTTGCAGGGAGTTCTGAAGGGAGACTTTGCaaagctgagcagtgcatactgTCAGTTCCTATCTCTGAATCATTCTGCTGGTGCAGTCGAAGCTCTCTTTGCATTATCTCGCTGCAGCACTCCTAGCCAGAACATCCTCTTTATGGCAACACGTGGCTTAATGGCTCTTCTGAGTCTGGTTAGGGGTTTGAAGAAAGCAGCCACCAATGCAGAGAAAGATATGGTGAAGTCATGCTTTGCCTATTTTGGGATTGTCCCAACAGGTGACAGTTGCCAGGTGTCTCAAAATGAAGCTGAACCCATTCTCAAGTTTTTGTCAGAGAAACCAAGTCTAAAAGAGAGAAAGACCAAAGGTGATTTCTCAGTAAGCACAGAGGAGGTAAAATCGGCTTTGAACCAGCACTTGTTAAGCAGATTGTGCTTTATCACTCATGAGTTACTGAACAAACATTACCCTGATATATGTATGAAGTTCATTGTTGGTTTGAACTGTGAAGATAAAACTTGTAAGGATTACCACAAGCCCTTGTTACGCCATGAAGCAAAGACAGTATTTCAGTGTAAAATGCATCTGGTGGCAATAAATGGACTGCTGTTGGAAGCCACACGCACTTTCCCTAAAGAGCTACTGAGTCAGTGCAAAAGCTTTAATGACATTTTGACTGCTGACAAATATGCATCGTGTAAAGCTCTCCTAGGAATGTTTTTTCCTAATCATTTTCATTTGAGAATACTGTCTGAGAACCCAAGGGCATGCAAAGAAATACTGGAATTCAGTAACATTATTTCCAAGCCCTGTAGAGCGGTGTTGAAGGAGTATATCgcatttaagtttaaaaatgaagacaCTGCAGCCAGAAGAGAATCAACTGACTTGTGGCTAAGTGCCATGCAAGTTTTCATCTTATCTTCAGGATATCCTGAAGAATTTGAGAAACTTCTTTTTAAGGAAGAGGATGATTATAACAAAGAATTAAACTTTGCTTTGTCAAAGGCAAAAAACTCCCCAAAGAGTAAAGGCCAAGGAGGAAAGGCCAAAGGAATAGAGGGCAGACATGGTATGTTGCTACCTGATAAAAATGCCGAAAATGCAGGAAGAACACACTTGTGCTTCATTCGGCTTCTTGAAAATTCACTTGAGCAATTCTATGTTCATAAGAACCCGGAAAActgtaaaaggttttttttccgtTTTATGAATGTTCTGGTCAAGAAATGCACGAGGTACCTGATTCCAAGCATAGGAAATACGGTAATGTTGTTGGAATTCCAGTATATTCTCTGTTGTGCTGTCCTGATGCGTCTCTCCAAGAACATTACTCTCTGCTTTCCAAAGAGCTACATTTCCCTCCTCAATTACTGGGAGTTTTTGTTCAGAAGCAAGGACCATAGCAAAGAACTTAAAGACACATTTTCTATTATACAGGAATATAGACCAAAGGACCCATATGTAGCTGTACAGAATTTCAGATTTCATCTCTGTTACCTAGCAGAAGTTTTGTGTGGAGTTCATGGAAGGTTCAATGTCCTTCTGGATGCTTTTGAGGATCCTGATTGCATCACTTCAGGGGAGGCTGAGCGGACTGTTGTGCTGTGCTTAGTGATGTTACTGAATGCTGACCAGGTGCAGAATTCTAAATATAAATCCCTTTTATGCCACCACTTTCTTGAAATCAAGGCAATGCTGAAATCGATAAGAAAAGACTCTCCCTCTAAAGTGCCTGAAAGATTGCTAAGGGCTGTGGAACAAGTGAGTGATGCTACGCTTATAAGAGAAATTGTTGTGGTCCTGCAAGAGCTGCTGACAGAGCGAGATGCAGAGTACTTGGTTGACTGCCGATGGAAGTGGGACTCTGCGTACACTCAGGGGCATCCACCCATACGGGGCATCCTGTATGAAACCATAAATCTTGACAGGTTTATCACCTCTTTGGATGAGACAGAATACACTGATGAGCTAGAAAAGGAACTTGAAAGGGTTCATTGCTTAGAGGACCAAAAGGATCCCCTGGAAGTCATTGCTCTCAGCAAGCaacagaagcaagagcagaaaGCATCTGCTCAACGCCACCTGCGTCGTGTCTTctattttgtttctctgtgcaTGAAGTGGAAAAGGAAGGCCTGCTCCAAAATCGAGCCAGTTGCAATGGAAGGAGAGGAATTTTTATCAGAGATCTTCAAAAAAGCAGATATTGACCAAACTCAGTGTGACCTCTGTGGAGTCAGATTTATCCAGAGTTCTGAGAGCTATTTCAGCCGGTCAGAAAGCATGGAGGCAGACACTTCTGAAGCTGTGACGCCAACAGAGATGACTGGGGAAGAAAAGTTGCATGCAGAACAAAATGCAATTTCTGCAGCCAGTGAGGCTTACATAGAGCACAGAAACACAGATGAACACAGAAATAATAATGCTGCCTACAAATACTATGCtgactttttcagaagaaagataGATCCAATTATATACGATGGACTGAAGGTAGTGGAGGCCATTACAGAGAAGACTTACGCCCAAGAACATTTAGCATATAAAGAAGGTTCCAACTTACGccagagaaaaatcaaagagaatattAAGAAGATTTCAGATGCAGTAGAGGAAATCTATGAGAGAAAATCCTGGGCTAAAG ctgaagaaataatAACCAAACATGCCAACAAACTGGTTGTCACCATTGATGAGGCTCATAAGTGGCTGAAGAAAATGGACTCTCATAGGATAAA